A region of Saprospiraceae bacterium DNA encodes the following proteins:
- a CDS encoding GLPGLI family protein yields MKKISVLIIVLYFSYGLMAQTSGVINFTETIKLHMEMPGQDPEMMKKIPQTHSVQKVLYFQGGESLYKNNLGNQDLEVNNNDQHGGEIRMVMKSPENTLYADVKNNVMINSQEFFGKLFLINGENKKQLWKITGEQKTLLDYTCVKAMLQDTTNTVAWFTTKLPANMGPNGFTGLPGMIMMVDIDNGERIYVASKIELRDLAEGEMTKPEKGKKVSGEEFEKIRKEKMEEMGAVQGKGGTFKVMIREERN; encoded by the coding sequence TGATGGCTCAGACTTCGGGGGTAATCAATTTTACTGAAACCATCAAGCTACATATGGAGATGCCCGGCCAGGATCCGGAAATGATGAAAAAAATACCACAGACACATTCTGTACAAAAGGTTTTATACTTCCAGGGTGGAGAATCGCTGTATAAAAATAATCTGGGCAACCAGGATCTAGAAGTAAATAATAATGATCAGCATGGCGGCGAGATCCGTATGGTGATGAAATCCCCTGAAAATACACTATACGCTGATGTAAAAAATAATGTCATGATCAACTCGCAGGAGTTTTTTGGAAAATTATTTTTAATCAACGGTGAAAACAAAAAACAACTTTGGAAAATAACCGGAGAGCAAAAAACGCTGCTGGATTATACTTGTGTCAAAGCGATGTTACAGGACACGACCAATACAGTGGCTTGGTTTACGACAAAACTACCTGCCAATATGGGGCCTAATGGATTTACCGGTTTGCCTGGCATGATCATGATGGTAGATATTGACAACGGGGAGCGCATTTATGTAGCGTCTAAAATTGAACTCCGGGACCTGGCTGAAGGAGAAATGACTAAACCAGAAAAAGGAAAGAAAGTGTCTGGAGAAGAATTTGAAAAAATCAGAAAAGAAAAAATGGAAGAAATGGGTGCGGTACAAGGCAAAGGAGGCACTTTTAAAGTCATGATTCGGGAGGAAAGGAATTAG
- a CDS encoding carboxypeptidase regulatory-like domain-containing protein, whose translation MKYSILFGFIFLSAALTSQSLVVRGVLQDSSGNSLPAATVMLLSAKDSIMQEFVTSGDDGTFKIRAAKIKTMSCRSYSWDWRL comes from the coding sequence TTGAAGTATTCAATATTATTCGGTTTTATTTTTTTATCGGCGGCATTGACATCCCAATCACTGGTAGTCAGAGGGGTTTTGCAGGATTCTTCCGGGAACTCCTTGCCTGCTGCTACGGTAATGTTGCTCAGTGCTAAAGATTCTATTATGCAGGAATTCGTGACTTCGGGTGATGATGGTACATTTAAAATACGGGCTGCAAAAATAAAGACTATGTCCTGCAGGTCTTATTCCTGGGACTGGAGACTTTAA